The Candidatus Nanopelagicales bacterium genome segment CGATGACCATGACGACGGCTATCAGCACGAACGCCCAGGCGGGAAGGTCCAAGAGCTGCTGGACGAGCAACGCGATGAACAGTCCGGCCGCGTTGCCCGAGAGCCACAGCAGAGCTGTTGCGGTGCCGCTGGCAGGGCCAGCACGCCGCTCGGCCATCTCCAAGATGATGGGTAGCGAGGTGAGCAGGAAGAAGCCGATCACGGCACAGATCACGAGGCTCGCCACGTAACCAGGACTGAACGCCAGCACGAGCGTTCCGGCTCCAGATACCGCAATGGCAATGAGCAGCCACCGCTGCTGGCGACCCCAGCGGGCAATCAACGGCGGCATCGTCATCGAACCGACAATTCCAGCAATCACGAAGGCGAGTAGCAAGATGCCCGCTTCGGTCGCGTCAATTCCGGCCGGCTCAAGCAGTGCTTGTAGCCACGTCGTGAGGGCAATGAAGGCACCAAAACCAATCGCCACGATTCCTGTGAGGGTACGAATAAGTGGATCCGCCCACACACTTCGTAGCCGGTGCGTTTGGGCTTGCTCACCATCAGCCATCGCTGGGGTGTGTCGGCCTCGCTGTGCCAACCCGACCAGCAGGGCCGCGGCGGCTAGCACCGCGAATACGGCCTGGATAATCAGCAGATCACGCAGGCCGCTGCCACCGAATGCGGTTCCCAGCAATAATGCGATGACCATGCCGGCGAACATGCCCGCTGAGCCAACCCCGATTGCTGCGGGCCGATCCCGCTCACGTGCGTAGTCAATGGAGATCCGGGTTACGGCATTGATGATCAACGGCTGCGCGATCGCGATGATGATCTGGCCGATTAACACCATGAGATAGTCAGACCCGATGAGTCGTACCATCGCGCCGACAGCGGTGAGGCCAGCACCGACCGCCAAACTCGGTCGAAACCATCGATCCAACGCGAAGCCGGCGGGCAACGCGAGTACCACGTAGAGCAGCGGAAAGATCTGGGCGAGCCAGCCGATATCACCGACCGATACGCCGTATTCAGCGGCCGCGTCGGTTGTGATGGGCGCAAACGTGAGCCAGAGGGTCTGATTTGCAGCTGCCACAGCGGCGTAGGCGAGGACAGCGAACCACTGGGTTCGAGCGGAACTTCCTTGGATGGTGGCTATGACCGTTCTCCGCCCTTGGTCGCCTGCGCCTTCTTCTCCTGGGCGCGGGCACGGCGGCGTTCGTGCGCCGCATCATCCTCGGCCTTCGCCTCCGCTGGCGTCGGTGCCGTACCTCCAAACCGAACAGGCATCCACCAGCGATCGTCATCGTTTCGCGGCTTGTCCGGGTAGCGGTCAAGTGTCTCTTCCAGCAGCTCTTGCAACCGTGCGCGGAGATTCTTGGTGACAGTGGCCACGTCGGCGTCCGGATCGGGATACATCGGTTCACCGATGGTCAGCGCGATGCAGGTCCCGCGCCGAAGGCTGCGTGGAGTGCCTTTGCTGAACATGCGCTGGCCACCCCAGGTCACCATCGGAATCAGCGGAACCGG includes the following:
- a CDS encoding MFS transporter; the protein is MAAANQTLWLTFAPITTDAAAEYGVSVGDIGWLAQIFPLLYVVLALPAGFALDRWFRPSLAVGAGLTAVGAMVRLIGSDYLMVLIGQIIIAIAQPLIINAVTRISIDYARERDRPAAIGVGSAGMFAGMVIALLLGTAFGGSGLRDLLIIQAVFAVLAAAALLVGLAQRGRHTPAMADGEQAQTHRLRSVWADPLIRTLTGIVAIGFGAFIALTTWLQALLEPAGIDATEAGILLLAFVIAGIVGSMTMPPLIARWGRQQRWLLIAIAVSGAGTLVLAFSPGYVASLVICAVIGFFLLTSLPIILEMAERRAGPASGTATALLWLSGNAAGLFIALLVQQLLDLPAWAFVLIAVVMVIGLPLVQGLPRATQRSQQPESVGRIDS